A region of Desulfolithobacter dissulfuricans DNA encodes the following proteins:
- a CDS encoding sulfotransferase family protein yields MSVAEYVYLIIGGAPKAGTSSIYKYLADHPQICPSSLKETRFFLDQEDILPSVERFDGNNLERYGEFFTQCKEDKRIRMEATPDYLYSQQALNIFKLLPLSKLIFIVRDPIERLISWYKYAKQRGLLDNAASFDTYVRMQINLAKSPLTPVHLRALDQGRYDYYLSIFCQNMNKRVLVIQFNELRDNPSSVMEKICDFSGIDSNYYNNYRFTVENESVAVRNQLIERLYLSVRRKIEFYAHNNRTLKACSRVPNRIIKKMLSINKQHADDVYIDPDTKDLLMKYYDIQ; encoded by the coding sequence ATGAGTGTGGCAGAATACGTGTACTTGATTATAGGTGGGGCTCCCAAGGCAGGGACATCCTCAATCTACAAATATCTGGCCGATCATCCCCAAATTTGCCCTTCCAGCCTGAAAGAGACGCGTTTTTTTCTTGACCAGGAAGATATTCTGCCTTCGGTAGAGCGATTTGATGGGAACAATCTGGAGCGATACGGTGAATTTTTCACTCAATGCAAAGAGGACAAACGAATAAGAATGGAAGCTACGCCAGACTATTTGTATTCACAACAAGCACTGAATATTTTCAAACTGCTGCCGCTGAGCAAGCTAATATTTATAGTGCGCGACCCGATCGAACGATTGATTTCCTGGTATAAGTACGCAAAACAGAGAGGGTTGCTTGATAATGCGGCATCGTTCGATACCTATGTGCGTATGCAAATAAATCTTGCCAAATCGCCATTGACGCCAGTACATCTTCGAGCACTCGATCAGGGACGGTACGATTACTACTTGTCGATTTTTTGCCAGAACATGAATAAACGGGTGTTGGTCATCCAATTTAATGAGTTGCGTGATAATCCGTCATCTGTGATGGAAAAGATTTGTGATTTTTCCGGGATAGACAGCAACTACTACAATAACTACCGATTTACGGTTGAGAACGAGAGTGTGGCAGTCAGAAACCAGCTGATTGAGAGGCTTTATCTGTCCGTAAGGAGAAAAATTGAGTTCTACGCCCATAATAACAGAACGTTGAAAGCTTGCTCTAGGGTGCCAAATAGAATAATCAAAAAAATGCTATCCATTAACAAGCAGCATGCTGATGACGTTTACATTGATCCAGACACGAAGGATTTATTAATGAAGTATTATGACATCCAATGA
- a CDS encoding J domain-containing protein codes for MQTPFDILGIPEDSDDGTVKKAYLAKVRSCPPERFPREFERIRRAYELIRDEKARVRYRLFHLERPRPEDIAGLILKKQVRQAEYSSEEIEKGMAAGLETFCRFFRLDAY; via the coding sequence ATGCAGACTCCCTTTGATATTCTTGGCATACCTGAAGACTCTGACGATGGTACTGTTAAAAAGGCCTATCTCGCCAAGGTGCGTTCCTGTCCCCCTGAACGGTTTCCCCGGGAGTTTGAAAGAATACGCCGGGCCTATGAACTGATCAGGGATGAAAAGGCAAGGGTCAGGTACAGGCTGTTTCACCTGGAGAGACCGAGGCCGGAAGATATCGCAGGGCTGATTCTCAAGAAGCAAGTGCGGCAGGCCGAGTACTCGTCCGAAGAGATTGAAAAGGGCATGGCTGCCGGCCTGGAAACCTTTTGCCGGTTTTTCCGGCTCGACGCGTATTAG
- a CDS encoding ATP-binding protein has translation MMKKLPIGIQTFAKLRDPEENYVYVDKTEILLQLVESGEYFFLSRPRRFGKSVMLSTLYELFSGNRDLFNGLYIEDKWDWERKFPVIRISFGGGEFRTEEKFDAVIYHNLKHNQQWLAISCDDPLDDPGYCFAELIRNAASRYKEKVVILIDEYDKPILDHITDRELARFNRDKLKGFYSIMKDLDEYIRFVMITGVSKFAKMNLFSGLNNLDDITIDERFATICGYTHQEVELSFAERLQGVDMDKLRQWYNGYNYFGDPLYNPFDILLFLSKNREYRPYWWSTGNPSFLIDLLNEQRRYLPELENCVVDDIILDSFDVDHIDIVALLWQTGYLTFAEKIDKFDSVVYKLKVPNKEIQMSLNALFIDYFTDQRSEKLELRSNLYDALQAGDLETFHNTLHALFAGIPYQNYANKIIEKYEGYYASVIYAYLASLGLPLVAEDVSSKGRVDMSIILPQAVYVIEFKVDNAPGSALEQIKEKGYHRKYMADDRTVYIIGIGFDSNKKNITEFEWEKV, from the coding sequence ATGATGAAAAAACTGCCCATAGGAATTCAGACATTCGCCAAGTTGCGCGATCCGGAAGAGAATTATGTCTATGTGGACAAGACCGAGATTTTGCTGCAGTTGGTCGAGAGCGGGGAGTATTTTTTCCTGAGCCGTCCCCGCCGTTTTGGCAAGAGTGTCATGCTCAGCACGCTTTACGAGCTTTTTTCCGGCAACCGCGACCTTTTCAATGGTCTTTACATTGAAGACAAATGGGACTGGGAGCGAAAATTCCCGGTCATCCGCATAAGCTTTGGCGGCGGTGAGTTCCGCACCGAGGAGAAGTTCGACGCTGTTATTTACCATAATCTCAAACATAATCAGCAGTGGCTTGCCATTTCCTGTGATGATCCTCTCGATGACCCCGGGTACTGCTTTGCCGAACTGATCCGCAACGCCGCCTCCCGGTACAAGGAAAAGGTGGTCATCCTCATCGACGAATACGACAAGCCTATCCTGGACCATATCACCGACAGGGAGCTGGCCCGGTTCAACCGCGACAAGCTCAAAGGGTTTTACTCCATCATGAAAGACCTGGATGAGTATATCCGCTTTGTGATGATAACCGGGGTGTCGAAATTTGCCAAAATGAACCTTTTCAGCGGCCTCAACAACCTTGATGATATCACCATCGATGAGCGTTTTGCCACCATCTGCGGCTATACCCACCAGGAAGTGGAGCTGTCCTTTGCCGAGCGGTTGCAGGGCGTGGATATGGATAAGCTCAGGCAGTGGTACAACGGCTACAACTACTTTGGCGATCCGCTCTACAACCCGTTTGATATACTGCTTTTTCTCTCAAAGAACAGGGAGTATCGCCCCTACTGGTGGAGCACCGGCAACCCCAGCTTTTTGATCGACCTCCTGAACGAGCAACGTCGCTATCTGCCTGAGCTTGAAAACTGCGTGGTTGACGACATCATCCTTGACTCCTTTGATGTGGACCATATCGACATTGTCGCCCTGCTCTGGCAGACCGGCTACCTGACCTTTGCGGAAAAGATAGATAAATTTGATTCTGTTGTTTATAAACTGAAGGTGCCGAACAAAGAGATACAAATGTCTCTCAACGCGTTGTTCATAGATTATTTTACAGATCAGCGCAGCGAGAAACTGGAATTGCGCTCCAATCTCTATGACGCCCTGCAGGCAGGCGACCTGGAAACATTTCACAATACCCTCCACGCCCTGTTCGCCGGCATCCCGTACCAGAACTATGCCAATAAAATCATAGAAAAATATGAAGGTTACTACGCCTCTGTGATCTACGCCTACCTCGCTTCCCTGGGCCTGCCCCTTGTGGCGGAGGATGTCTCAAGCAAGGGCAGGGTCGATATGAGCATTATCCTGCCGCAGGCTGTCTATGTGATAGAGTTCAAGGTGGATAATGCGCCTGGCTCGGCCCTGGAGCAGATAAAGGAGAAGGGGTATCACAGGAAATACATGGCTGATGATCGAACGGTCTATATCATTGGCATCGGCTTTGATTCAAACAAAAAAAACATCACTGAATTCGAGTGGGAGAAGGTGTGA
- a CDS encoding MBL fold metallo-hydrolase has protein sequence MPYKLTHLGAKTTVTGSCHLLQINNTSILVDCGLAQGDDHTLPMSQWPVPPKDIDYLFITHAHLDHCGRLPELIQQGFQGEIITTHATRELLFPMLKDAMALQHEDEESKQHFFTRLDDLTWGFEYNETFELKNKLTFRLGRAGHILGSAFVRLESKEPACSILFSGDLGATNTPLLPDPDPPQPCDHLVLESTYGDRLHEGRHDRIQRLGEILTRALADGGKVFIPVFSLGRTQELLYEIDRLRTDPDLRQQFPLLHSQKIPVVVDSPLGLTLTEIFEQLYPFWDREAQDLRAEGDDPLDFSGLYSARSHRDHQRLTRMDGPAVIIAGSGMCTGGRIVDHLAAGLEDPKNDVLFVGYQAKNTPGCIIQKYANTPDGYVYLDGERFSIRARVQPLSGYSAHTDQQGLLDWVCSTGHKPEKITLVHGEQHARQALAEKLQQRGYQALAS, from the coding sequence TTGCCATATAAGCTCACGCATCTTGGCGCTAAAACAACCGTCACCGGCTCCTGCCATCTCCTGCAGATAAACAACACATCCATCCTGGTGGACTGCGGCCTGGCCCAGGGCGACGACCACACCCTGCCCATGTCCCAATGGCCGGTACCCCCGAAAGACATCGACTACCTCTTCATCACCCACGCCCATCTCGACCACTGCGGACGACTGCCGGAACTGATCCAGCAAGGTTTCCAGGGCGAAATCATCACCACCCACGCCACCCGGGAACTCCTTTTCCCCATGCTCAAAGACGCCATGGCCCTCCAGCACGAGGACGAGGAATCCAAGCAGCACTTTTTCACCCGCCTGGACGACCTCACCTGGGGCTTCGAGTATAACGAGACCTTTGAACTGAAAAACAAGCTCACCTTCCGCCTGGGCCGGGCAGGCCATATCCTCGGCTCGGCCTTTGTCCGGCTGGAATCCAAAGAGCCTGCCTGCAGTATCCTTTTTTCCGGCGACCTCGGCGCCACAAACACGCCGCTGCTTCCTGACCCCGATCCACCACAGCCCTGTGACCACCTGGTACTGGAATCCACCTACGGCGACCGGCTCCACGAAGGCCGCCACGACCGCATCCAGCGCCTGGGCGAGATCCTCACCCGGGCCCTTGCCGATGGCGGCAAGGTATTCATCCCGGTATTTTCCCTGGGCCGCACCCAGGAACTGCTCTACGAGATCGATCGTCTCCGCACCGACCCGGACCTGCGCCAGCAATTTCCGCTTCTCCATTCCCAAAAGATCCCGGTAGTGGTAGATTCACCTCTCGGCCTCACCCTGACCGAGATATTCGAACAACTCTACCCCTTCTGGGACCGGGAAGCACAAGATCTCCGGGCCGAAGGCGACGACCCCCTGGACTTTTCCGGCCTCTACAGCGCCCGAAGCCATCGCGACCACCAGCGCCTCACCCGGATGGACGGCCCGGCCGTGATCATCGCCGGCTCCGGCATGTGCACCGGCGGCCGTATCGTCGACCACCTGGCCGCCGGCCTGGAGGATCCGAAAAACGACGTGCTCTTCGTGGGCTATCAGGCCAAAAACACCCCGGGCTGCATCATTCAGAAATATGCCAACACCCCGGACGGTTATGTCTATCTCGATGGAGAGCGTTTCTCCATCCGAGCCCGGGTGCAACCGCTCAGCGGCTATTCGGCCCATACCGACCAGCAGGGTCTTCTTGACTGGGTGTGCAGCACGGGCCACAAACCGGAGAAAATTACCTTGGTGCATGGGGAGCAACATGCCAGGCAGGCTTTGGCGGAAAAGCTTCAGCAGAGGGGTTATCAGGCGTTAGCCTCGTAA
- a CDS encoding O-antigen ligase family protein: MNYKKIGALVSLPLVIVVTLIILFGDFITAVSNLSVLSILDDAMVMSVFALIVLAYTYRLKVSILAVIWISTLIALTFCSLGSVYSRGLVVSFLASLLYCKIFQFFVVASEVRTITIHKVIFVVTVVHLLGFALNILFPEFFVSLQPDVSYELDTSRIVGFEINPNRFGALSTVLFLFYMFVRKNRLLSLLLLAGLIMSWSRSSLLLCVLSSYYFYIAIKQKIIYRILSTLLIIMVPVIFVLFGRGIDQDLKKAVNTYEGDQKYIRVAMLISGATLAKQHFPLGTGGGTFGSPLSLGSKVYDELGIADWSSVKRGTGIHDSGIGSLLGEYGIIGLFTVLVLLYCMFEASSHSMLRRTDLLFLLGIILFFSLFRAVISSYFYSLIVFVVFLILNYIREQMAVMEKSLLRALGGQN, translated from the coding sequence ATGAATTACAAAAAAATAGGTGCACTTGTATCGTTGCCGCTGGTAATAGTGGTGACTTTAATTATATTGTTTGGCGATTTTATAACCGCCGTGAGCAACCTGAGTGTATTGTCGATCCTTGATGATGCGATGGTAATGTCAGTGTTTGCCTTGATTGTTTTGGCTTATACATACAGGCTCAAAGTAAGTATCTTGGCGGTGATATGGATATCGACACTTATAGCGCTGACGTTTTGTTCGCTCGGTTCTGTATATTCAAGAGGACTAGTTGTTTCTTTTTTGGCGTCCTTGCTTTATTGTAAGATCTTTCAGTTTTTTGTTGTCGCTAGCGAGGTTAGGACGATAACTATACACAAAGTTATATTTGTCGTTACCGTTGTGCACTTGTTGGGTTTTGCGTTGAATATCCTGTTTCCAGAATTCTTTGTTTCTCTGCAGCCAGATGTTTCATATGAACTGGACACGTCGAGAATTGTTGGTTTTGAGATTAATCCAAACCGTTTCGGCGCACTTTCGACTGTGCTCTTTTTATTTTATATGTTTGTGCGCAAAAACAGGTTACTTTCCTTGTTATTGTTAGCGGGTCTTATTATGAGCTGGTCTAGATCATCTTTGTTACTGTGTGTGCTATCCTCTTATTATTTTTACATAGCGATCAAACAAAAGATAATATATCGTATTTTATCAACATTGTTGATTATTATGGTGCCGGTGATATTCGTGCTGTTTGGTCGAGGGATTGACCAGGATCTGAAAAAAGCAGTCAACACGTATGAAGGCGATCAGAAATACATTCGAGTTGCTATGTTGATTTCTGGCGCAACTCTGGCAAAACAACATTTTCCGCTTGGGACAGGAGGTGGTACGTTTGGCTCACCGCTATCGTTAGGATCAAAAGTTTATGATGAGCTTGGCATTGCCGATTGGTCTTCAGTGAAAAGGGGAACAGGGATACATGACAGTGGAATCGGCTCCCTACTTGGAGAGTATGGAATCATCGGTTTATTTACAGTGCTAGTTCTTCTGTATTGTATGTTTGAAGCGAGCTCGCATAGCATGTTGCGAAGGACTGATTTATTGTTCCTGTTGGGGATAATACTTTTTTTTAGTCTGTTTAGAGCCGTCATTTCCAGTTATTTTTA
- a CDS encoding ATP-binding protein — protein sequence MRLQFLNRAREVARLGRALNAADPALIVVYGRRRCGKSRLLQHIARKQDIYYLADQQEAPLQIKGLAAEIGRHVPGFDQVAYPSWEVLFNALYNQARHDIALILDEFPYLVQKSPELPSILQRHIDTQKNTIHLIICGSSQRMMQGLVLDSTAPLYGRAAEIIKLRPLEPGWLADALECDAVQTVEAYSIWGGVPRYWELAKQYSSTETACKELVLDRDGILHEEPMRLLLDDMRGASQPHSLLGLIAGGAHRLSEIAGRLGKPSTSLTRPLANLIQLGYIKKEVPFGENIRSGKKTLYRLADPFLQFWYRIVMPNQSLLEQDLIDAVYAASQQTLTMQVADVWEELARWSVPRLAIAGQRWKPAARWWGKGLNGNQMEIDLVAESLDGCSLLFGEAKWEKKTDVRQTLHRLTNSAENFPKIGKRKIVLALWCKNPAESPEDTAVFNAADVMAVLR from the coding sequence ATGCGGTTGCAATTTTTAAACAGGGCAAGGGAAGTTGCCAGACTTGGCCGGGCCTTGAATGCTGCCGACCCGGCGCTGATCGTTGTTTATGGCCGCCGTCGCTGCGGCAAATCGAGATTGCTGCAGCATATAGCCCGGAAACAGGATATCTATTATCTGGCGGATCAGCAGGAAGCCCCTTTACAGATAAAGGGCCTTGCCGCTGAAATCGGCAGACACGTACCGGGCTTTGATCAGGTTGCCTATCCATCCTGGGAGGTCCTGTTCAATGCGCTTTACAACCAGGCCCGTCATGATATTGCCCTTATTCTTGATGAGTTTCCATACCTGGTGCAAAAATCGCCGGAATTGCCCAGTATTCTCCAGCGTCATATCGATACGCAAAAAAATACCATTCATCTGATTATCTGTGGCTCTTCGCAGCGCATGATGCAGGGGCTTGTTCTTGACAGTACAGCTCCCCTGTACGGGAGAGCCGCCGAAATAATAAAGCTCCGTCCGTTGGAGCCGGGGTGGCTTGCGGATGCTCTTGAATGTGATGCGGTCCAGACAGTTGAAGCGTATTCCATCTGGGGAGGGGTGCCGCGTTACTGGGAACTGGCAAAGCAATACTCAAGCACGGAAACAGCCTGCAAAGAACTGGTGCTGGACAGGGACGGCATCCTTCATGAAGAGCCCATGCGCCTGCTGCTTGATGACATGCGGGGAGCCAGCCAGCCCCACTCTCTGCTTGGTCTGATCGCAGGCGGCGCCCACAGGTTATCGGAAATTGCCGGCAGGCTTGGCAAACCGTCAACAAGCCTGACCAGGCCGCTCGCCAACCTGATACAGCTTGGCTACATAAAAAAAGAGGTTCCCTTTGGTGAAAATATCCGTTCGGGAAAGAAAACCCTTTACAGACTGGCAGATCCTTTTTTGCAGTTCTGGTACCGAATTGTCATGCCCAATCAGTCCCTGCTGGAACAGGACCTCATTGATGCAGTTTATGCCGCCTCGCAACAGACGCTGACCATGCAGGTTGCCGATGTCTGGGAAGAGTTGGCCCGCTGGTCAGTGCCAAGGCTGGCAATCGCCGGGCAGCGCTGGAAACCGGCTGCCCGCTGGTGGGGAAAAGGGCTAAACGGCAACCAGATGGAAATCGACCTGGTGGCCGAATCCCTGGATGGATGCTCGCTCCTTTTTGGAGAGGCAAAATGGGAAAAAAAGACAGATGTCCGCCAAACCCTGCACAGGCTGACCAACTCTGCTGAAAATTTCCCCAAAATAGGCAAACGGAAAATTGTCCTGGCCCTCTGGTGTAAAAATCCGGCAGAATCCCCGGAAGACACAGCTGTCTTCAATGCGGCCGATGTAATGGCGGTCTTGAGGTAA
- a CDS encoding ATP-binding protein gives MKKLPIGIQTFAKLRDPEENYVYVDKTEILLQLVESGEYFFLSRPRRFGKSVMLSTLYELFSGNRDLFNGLYIEDKWDWERKFPVIRISFGSGEFRTEEKFDAVIYHNLKHNQQWLAISCDDPLDDPGFCFAELIRNAASRYKEKVVILIDEYDKPILDHITDRELARSNRDKLKGFYSIMKDLDEYIRFVMITGVSKFAKMNLFSGLNNLDDITIDERFATICGYTHQEVERSFAERLQGVDMDKLREWYNGYNYFGDPLYNPFDILLFLSKNREYRPYWWSTGNPSFLIDLLNEQRRYLPELENCVVDDIILDTFDVDHIDLVALLWQTGYLTFAEKFTRRDRLFYRLKVPNKEIQLSLNELLVDYLTNQRQDKIPLQDSLYDALQAGDLETFHKTLHALFAGIPYQNYANKIIERYEGYYASVIYAYLASLGLPLVAEDVSSKGRVDMSIILPQAVYVIEFKVDNAPGSALEQIKEKGYHRKYLADDRTVYIIGIGFDSNKKNITEFEWETV, from the coding sequence ATGAAAAAACTGCCCATAGGAATTCAGACATTCGCCAAGTTGCGCGATCCGGAAGAGAATTATGTCTATGTGGACAAGACCGAGATTTTGCTGCAGTTGGTCGAGAGCGGGGAGTATTTTTTCCTGAGCCGTCCCCGCCGTTTTGGCAAGAGTGTCATGCTCAGCACGCTTTACGAGCTTTTTTCCGGCAACCGCGACCTTTTCAATGGTCTTTACATTGAAGACAAATGGGACTGGGAGCGAAAATTCCCGGTCATCCGCATAAGCTTTGGCAGCGGTGAGTTCCGCACCGAGGAGAAGTTCGACGCTGTTATTTACCATAATCTCAAACATAATCAGCAGTGGCTTGCCATTTCCTGTGATGATCCTCTCGATGATCCCGGATTCTGCTTTGCCGAACTGATCCGCAACGCCGCCTCCCGGTACAAGGAAAAGGTGGTCATCCTCATCGACGAATACGACAAGCCCATCCTGGACCATATCACCGACAGGGAGCTGGCCCGGTCCAACCGCGACAAGCTCAAAGGGTTTTACTCCATCATGAAGGACCTGGATGAGTATATCCGCTTTGTGATGATAACCGGGGTGTCGAAATTTGCCAAAATGAACCTTTTCAGCGGCCTCAACAACCTTGATGATATCACCATCGATGAGCGTTTTGCCACCATCTGCGGCTATACCCACCAGGAAGTGGAGCGGTCCTTTGCCGAGCGGTTGCAGGGCGTGGATATGGACAAACTCAGGGAGTGGTACAACGGCTACAACTACTTTGGCGATCCGCTCTACAACCCGTTTGATATACTGCTTTTTCTCTCAAAGAACAGGGAGTATCGCCCCTACTGGTGGAGCACCGGCAACCCCAGCTTCCTCATAGATCTCCTGAACGAGCAGCGGCGTTATCTGCCTGAGCTTGAAAACTGCGTGGTTGACGACATCATCCTTGACACCTTTGATGTGGACCACATTGACCTTGTGGCGCTGCTCTGGCAGACCGGATACTTGACATTTGCCGAGAAATTCACCCGCCGGGACAGACTCTTTTACCGACTCAAAGTCCCCAACAAGGAGATTCAGCTCTCTCTGAACGAACTGTTGGTTGATTATCTCACCAATCAGCGCCAGGATAAAATACCCCTGCAGGACAGCCTCTATGACGCTCTGCAGGCAGGCGACCTGGAAACATTCCACAAGACCCTCCACGCCCTGTTCGCCGGCATCCCGTACCAGAACTATGCCAATAAAATCATAGAAAGATATGAAGGTTACTACGCCTCTGTGATCTACGCCTACCTTGCCTCCCTGGGCCTGCCCCTCGTGGCTGAGGATGTGTCAAGCAAGGGCAGGGTGGATATGAGCATCATCCTGCCGCAGGCCGTCTATGTGATAGAGTTCAAGGTGGATAATGCGCCTGGCTCGGCCCTGGAGCAGATAAAGGAGAAGGGGTATCACAGGAAATATCTTGCTGATGATCGAACGGTCTATATCATTGGCATCGGCTTTGACTCAAATAAAAAAAACATCACTGAATTTGAGTGGGAGACGGTGTGA
- a CDS encoding flippase gives MKEKLFRIRADEHMREVVRGAVLAFALKVIGAGLTFGLNVSLARLLGVEDTGLYFLALSVTAIGSVIGRVGLDNVLLRFVATYATHQNWSGVQGVYAQGMRMALLVSAAVMLTVFVAAPWLASAIFNKAELTDPLRLMCLSILPSSLLNLQAESLKGLKRVRDAMLVQGIGVSLFALLLLYPLSQFAGVNGAVLAYAVSTILVALVGAWALHRTFCGYEVDRKHFSLRLLWASCKPLLLVAVMNRAILPWAPLFILGIWATSAEVGVYGAASRVAMLVTFLLVAVNNVVAPKFAELYIKGDMEALGQTARRTALMITLLASPIFMALIFGGSWIMGFFGVEFEQGGLMLMILAVGQLVNVMTGSVGYLLMMSGNEISFQKLTMVTTLLLLALTTIFVPLWGGVGAAMATSVAVAANNLGAVWLVWRKLGIKAIVLS, from the coding sequence TTGAAGGAAAAACTGTTTCGGATTCGAGCCGATGAGCACATGCGAGAGGTAGTGCGGGGTGCGGTACTTGCATTTGCTCTGAAAGTGATAGGTGCTGGCCTGACTTTTGGTTTGAACGTCTCTTTAGCCCGCTTACTTGGCGTAGAAGATACAGGGTTATACTTCTTGGCCCTTTCCGTGACCGCCATAGGCTCGGTGATTGGCCGGGTGGGGCTAGATAACGTACTGCTACGCTTTGTGGCCACCTATGCAACTCATCAAAATTGGTCGGGTGTACAAGGTGTGTATGCCCAGGGGATGCGCATGGCCTTGTTGGTTTCGGCTGCAGTTATGCTCACTGTCTTTGTTGCCGCTCCATGGTTGGCAAGTGCCATTTTTAATAAAGCGGAGCTTACTGATCCTCTGCGCCTGATGTGCCTATCTATCCTTCCTTCTTCCTTGCTTAATCTTCAAGCTGAAAGCCTCAAGGGATTGAAGCGTGTCCGCGATGCTATGTTAGTGCAAGGCATTGGTGTTTCATTATTTGCTCTCTTGCTGCTTTATCCGTTGTCCCAGTTTGCAGGAGTGAATGGTGCGGTGTTGGCTTATGCCGTATCGACGATACTTGTTGCCTTAGTGGGTGCGTGGGCGTTGCATAGAACATTTTGTGGATACGAGGTTGATCGGAAACATTTTTCTCTTCGGCTGCTGTGGGCGAGTTGCAAACCGCTATTGTTGGTGGCGGTGATGAATCGGGCAATTCTTCCTTGGGCGCCCCTATTTATACTGGGTATTTGGGCTACCAGTGCTGAAGTTGGAGTATACGGAGCGGCAAGCCGTGTGGCGATGCTAGTAACCTTCTTACTTGTTGCAGTGAACAACGTAGTTGCTCCAAAATTTGCCGAACTTTACATAAAAGGCGATATGGAGGCGTTAGGTCAAACTGCGCGACGTACAGCACTAATGATTACCTTGTTAGCCAGTCCTATTTTTATGGCGCTTATATTTGGTGGCAGTTGGATAATGGGATTTTTCGGAGTCGAGTTTGAGCAAGGTGGCTTGATGTTGATGATATTGGCGGTTGGGCAGTTGGTGAACGTCATGACTGGGTCCGTCGGTTATTTGTTGATGATGAGCGGAAATGAGATTTCCTTTCAAAAACTCACAATGGTCACAACACTTTTACTGTTGGCACTGACCACTATTTTTGTTCCTCTTTGGGGAGGAGTTGGGGCTGCAATGGCGACGTCAGTAGCTGTTGCTGCAAATAATCTTGGCGCGGTTTGGTTGGTTTGGCGAAAATTGGGTATAAAGGCAATAGTGTTATCATAA
- a CDS encoding nucleotide exchange factor GrpE translates to MDENLKEELVERFRDYLETGYEPEPAQEPVDMYALFTELSGLKNEVRIESRQVRTALDEFRQAFMAMDGANQDLRDMMQRLGRQKEERKTGETQSVPVHGLMDLYDRIRSAMEQAPPEPGFFERLSGDGRQRRWIQAQVQGQEMLAERVLALLKQCGVDVLPVGETFTPATMHAVGFSTDHSLPDGHVLREVRKGFMQGDRLLRPAEVIVNKHRER, encoded by the coding sequence ATGGACGAGAACCTGAAGGAGGAACTGGTTGAACGGTTCCGCGATTACCTGGAAACAGGATATGAGCCTGAACCGGCTCAGGAGCCGGTGGATATGTATGCATTGTTCACCGAACTCTCGGGCCTTAAAAACGAGGTGCGGATCGAATCGCGCCAGGTCAGAACAGCCCTGGATGAGTTTCGCCAGGCGTTTATGGCCATGGACGGGGCAAACCAGGACCTGCGGGACATGATGCAGCGCCTGGGCAGACAGAAGGAAGAGCGGAAAACCGGCGAAACACAGTCTGTTCCTGTCCATGGCCTGATGGATCTCTACGACAGAATCCGTTCCGCCATGGAGCAGGCCCCTCCGGAACCCGGCTTTTTCGAACGTCTGTCCGGCGACGGTCGGCAGCGCCGGTGGATTCAGGCCCAGGTACAGGGACAGGAGATGCTGGCCGAACGGGTGCTTGCCCTGCTGAAACAATGCGGGGTGGACGTTTTGCCTGTCGGGGAAACCTTTACACCGGCCACCATGCATGCGGTCGGGTTCAGTACAGATCACTCCCTGCCGGATGGACATGTGCTGCGCGAGGTACGTAAGGGATTCATGCAGGGGGATCGGCTGCTGCGGCCAGCGGAGGTGATCGTCAACAAACATCGGGAGCGTTAG